From the Leptolyngbya sp. O-77 genome, one window contains:
- the nifK gene encoding nitrogenase molybdenum-iron protein subunit beta, with product MTDNLDNTIPTPSCGGDDPGQIKDHFDLFHTDTYQNLFEYKRQFEGAHSPEKVAEIAEWTKSWDYREKNFAREALTVNPAKACQPLGALFVAAGFEDTLPYSHGSQGCVAYFRTHLTRNYKEPFQAVSSSMTEDAAVFGGLNNLKQGLENAHALYKPKMIALCTTCMAEVIGDDLGAFITTAKNEGHIPEELPVPYAHTPSFVGSHITGYDNMLKGILKTLTKDEKAETTNGKFNFNLGFDPYIGNIRELKRILGLFGIDYTILSDNSDAFDSPNTGEFKMYNGLTTLADTADSINAEGTVFFQKYTTPKTQEYIANEWGQKTYNFRPFGIKGTDEFLMALSAISGRPIPLELQQERGRAVDALTDSQAWIHGKKIALYGDPDHVLGLVQFLLEMGAEPTHIVVTNSNDEFEAEARELLANSPYGQGATVWGGKDLWHLRSLLFTEPVDLLIGNSYGKYLWRDTGTPLVRIGYPIFDRHHMHRYATLGYQGAINQFNWIVNTILDELDRQTIVPAKTDISFDLIR from the coding sequence ATGACTGACAATCTTGACAACACTATCCCCACACCCTCCTGTGGGGGCGACGACCCAGGTCAGATTAAAGACCACTTTGACCTGTTCCACACCGATACCTACCAGAACTTGTTTGAGTACAAGCGCCAGTTTGAGGGTGCCCACAGTCCTGAAAAGGTTGCAGAAATTGCCGAATGGACAAAAAGCTGGGACTACCGGGAGAAGAACTTTGCCCGCGAAGCCCTGACCGTGAACCCCGCCAAAGCCTGCCAACCGCTGGGGGCGCTGTTTGTGGCCGCCGGATTTGAAGATACCCTCCCCTACAGCCACGGTTCCCAGGGCTGTGTGGCCTACTTCCGCACCCACCTGACCCGCAACTACAAGGAGCCCTTCCAGGCGGTGTCATCGTCGATGACCGAGGATGCGGCGGTGTTTGGCGGACTGAACAACCTGAAGCAGGGGTTGGAAAACGCCCACGCCCTTTATAAGCCCAAGATGATCGCCCTCTGCACCACCTGCATGGCAGAGGTGATTGGAGATGACCTGGGTGCGTTCATTACCACTGCGAAGAACGAAGGCCACATTCCTGAGGAATTGCCGGTGCCCTACGCCCACACGCCGAGCTTTGTAGGGTCCCACATCACTGGCTACGACAACATGCTGAAGGGCATTCTCAAGACCCTGACTAAGGATGAAAAAGCCGAGACCACCAATGGCAAGTTCAACTTCAACCTGGGCTTTGATCCCTACATCGGCAACATTCGCGAACTGAAGCGGATTCTGGGTCTGTTTGGGATTGATTACACCATCCTGTCGGACAACTCCGATGCCTTTGACTCCCCCAACACGGGCGAGTTCAAGATGTACAACGGCCTTACCACTCTGGCGGATACCGCCGACAGCATCAACGCCGAGGGCACCGTGTTCTTCCAGAAGTACACTACGCCGAAGACCCAGGAATACATTGCCAACGAGTGGGGCCAAAAGACCTACAACTTCCGGCCCTTCGGCATCAAGGGCACCGACGAGTTCTTGATGGCGCTGTCGGCGATTAGCGGCAGGCCGATTCCGCTGGAACTCCAGCAGGAGCGGGGCCGGGCGGTGGATGCCCTGACCGACTCCCAGGCCTGGATTCATGGCAAGAAGATCGCCCTCTACGGCGACCCCGACCATGTGCTGGGGCTGGTTCAGTTCTTGCTGGAGATGGGGGCGGAGCCGACCCACATTGTAGTGACCAATAGCAATGACGAGTTTGAGGCCGAAGCCCGCGAACTGCTGGCCAACAGCCCCTACGGCCAGGGTGCGACGGTGTGGGGCGGCAAGGATCTGTGGCACCTGCGATCGCTCCTCTTCACCGAGCCTGTGGATCTGCTGATTGGCAACAGCTACGGCAAGTATCTGTGGCGCGACACCGGCACTCCCTTAGTGCGGATTGGCTACCCAATCTTCGATCGCCACCACATGCACCGCTACGCCACCCTGGGCTACCAGGGCGCGATCAATCAGTTCAACTGGATTGTGAACACCATTCTGGATGAGTTGGATCGCCAAACCATCGTGCCCGCCAAGACGGACATCTCGTTTGATTTGATCCGCTAG
- the nifD gene encoding nitrogenase molybdenum-iron protein alpha chain — MTTVEDRKALIDEVLEAYPDKAKKLRAKHISVQEAEKTDCGVKSNKKSVPGVMTTRGCAYAGAKGVVWGPVKDMIHLSHGPVGCGYYSWSGRRNYYIGTTGVDSFGTMQFTSDFQERDIVFGGDKKLDKLIDELEILFPLSKGTTIESECPVGLIGDDIEAVARKKAKEYGKPVVPVRCEGFRGVSQSLGHHIANDTVRDWVLPKADEYRKLPEGYEPGPYDVNIIGDYNIGGDAWPSRLLLEAIGLRVICQFSGDGTFNEVVMTPLAKLNLIHCYRSMNYICRFMEEKYGIGWLEYNFFGPTQIAKSLRKIAAQFDETIQEKAEQVIAKYQPRMDAIVAKYRPRLEGKKVMLMVGGLRPRHVVPAFTDLGMEVIGTGYEFGHGDDYKRTTEYIDEGTVIYDDVSGYEFEELAKNLKPDLIASGIKEKYVFQKMALPFRQMHSWDYSGPYHGYDGFEVFARDMDMAINNPTWSLISPPWQISQD; from the coding sequence ATGACTACCGTAGAAGATAGAAAAGCACTCATCGACGAGGTGCTAGAGGCCTACCCCGACAAAGCCAAAAAGCTGCGGGCCAAGCACATCAGCGTCCAAGAGGCCGAAAAGACCGACTGTGGCGTAAAGTCTAACAAAAAGTCCGTCCCCGGTGTGATGACCACTCGTGGCTGCGCCTATGCAGGGGCCAAAGGAGTGGTCTGGGGCCCGGTCAAAGACATGATCCACCTTAGCCACGGGCCAGTAGGCTGCGGCTACTACTCCTGGTCAGGCCGCCGCAACTACTACATTGGCACCACCGGGGTCGATAGCTTCGGCACTATGCAGTTCACCTCCGACTTTCAGGAGCGCGACATTGTCTTTGGCGGCGACAAAAAGCTCGACAAACTGATCGATGAACTGGAAATTCTGTTTCCTCTGAGCAAGGGTACCACCATCGAATCGGAATGCCCGGTAGGCCTGATCGGCGACGACATTGAGGCCGTGGCCCGCAAGAAGGCGAAGGAATACGGCAAGCCCGTAGTGCCCGTGCGCTGTGAAGGGTTCCGGGGGGTGTCCCAATCCCTGGGCCACCACATCGCCAACGACACCGTGCGGGACTGGGTGCTGCCCAAGGCCGACGAGTACCGCAAACTGCCGGAGGGCTACGAACCTGGCCCCTACGATGTCAACATCATCGGCGACTACAACATCGGCGGCGATGCCTGGCCCAGCCGTCTGCTGCTGGAGGCGATTGGTTTGCGGGTGATCTGTCAGTTTTCGGGGGACGGCACCTTTAACGAAGTGGTGATGACACCCCTAGCCAAGCTTAACTTAATCCACTGCTATCGGTCGATGAACTACATTTGCCGGTTTATGGAAGAGAAGTACGGCATTGGCTGGCTGGAGTACAACTTCTTTGGCCCCACCCAGATTGCCAAATCCCTACGGAAGATTGCCGCCCAGTTTGACGAAACCATTCAGGAAAAGGCGGAGCAGGTGATTGCCAAGTACCAGCCACGCATGGATGCGATTGTGGCCAAGTATCGCCCCCGCCTCGAAGGCAAGAAGGTGATGCTGATGGTCGGCGGCCTGCGCCCCCGCCACGTGGTGCCTGCCTTTACCGACCTGGGCATGGAGGTGATTGGCACCGGCTATGAGTTTGGTCACGGCGACGACTATAAGCGCACCACCGAATACATCGACGAAGGCACAGTAATTTACGACGATGTCAGCGGCTATGAGTTCGAGGAACTTGCCAAGAACCTCAAGCCTGACCTAATTGCCTCTGGCATCAAAGAGAAGTACGTCTTCCAGAAGATGGCCCTGCCTTTCCGCCAGATGCACTCCTGGGATTACTCCGGCCCCTACCACGGCTACGACGGCTTTGAAGTCTTTGCCCGCGACATGGACATGGCCATCAACAACCCCACTTGGAGTTTGATCAGCCCACCCTGGCAGATCTCCCAGGACTAG
- the nifH gene encoding nitrogenase iron protein — protein sequence MRQIAFYGKGGIGKSTTSQNTLAAMAEKGQRIMIVGCDPKADSTRLMLHSKAQTTILHLAAERGAVEDLELDEVLLTGYRGVKCVESGGPEPGVGCAGRGIITAINFLEEEGAYEDLDFVSYDVLGDVVCGGFAMPIREGKAQEIYIVVSGEMMAMYAANNIARGVLKYAHSGGVRLGGLICNSRNTDREIELIEALAAKLNTQMLHFVPRDNVVQHAELRRMTVNEYAPNSNQAKEYAQLADKIINNKNLTIPTPISMDELEELLIEFGILDGDEEYQKALEADKALAAV from the coding sequence ATGCGACAGATTGCATTCTATGGAAAAGGCGGCATCGGCAAGTCCACCACCTCCCAAAACACCCTTGCCGCCATGGCCGAAAAGGGCCAGCGGATCATGATCGTCGGCTGTGACCCCAAGGCCGACTCCACCCGCCTGATGCTCCACAGCAAAGCCCAAACCACCATCCTGCACCTAGCCGCCGAGCGCGGCGCGGTGGAAGATTTGGAACTGGACGAGGTGCTGCTCACTGGCTATCGCGGCGTTAAGTGCGTCGAGTCCGGCGGCCCCGAACCCGGTGTCGGCTGTGCTGGACGGGGCATCATCACCGCCATCAACTTTCTAGAAGAAGAAGGCGCGTACGAAGACCTAGACTTCGTCTCCTACGACGTGCTAGGCGACGTGGTCTGCGGCGGGTTCGCCATGCCCATCCGGGAAGGCAAAGCCCAGGAGATCTACATCGTGGTGTCGGGCGAAATGATGGCTATGTATGCAGCCAACAACATTGCTCGAGGCGTGCTGAAATATGCCCACTCCGGCGGCGTGCGCCTGGGCGGTCTAATCTGCAACAGCCGCAACACCGACCGGGAAATTGAGCTAATCGAAGCCTTGGCCGCCAAGCTCAACACCCAGATGCTCCACTTCGTGCCCCGCGACAACGTGGTGCAGCACGCCGAACTGCGCCGCATGACGGTAAACGAGTACGCCCCCAACAGCAACCAAGCGAAGGAGTATGCCCAACTGGCCGACAAGATCATCAACAACAAGAATCTCACCATCCCCACTCCCATCTCGATGGACGAGCTAGAGGAGTTGCTGATTGAATTCGGCATTCTCGATGGTGATGAAGAGTACCAGAAGGCTCTGGAGGCCGACAAGGCCCTGGCAGCGGTCTAG
- the nifU gene encoding Fe-S cluster assembly protein NifU, which yields MWDYSEKVLELFYNPINQGTIDDPQEPDVAVVYGEVGSIACGDALRLHLKIQQSTDSILDARFQTFGCTSAIASSSALTEIIKGKTLDEALHITNQDIANFLGGLPEAKMHCSVMGQEALEAAIYKYRGIEVEHHEDDDGTLVCTCYGISEKKIRRAIAENRLTTVEQVTNYVKAGGGCGSCLADIEDILLEIQHSAESVKVAPALALDKEQSTQALPYPSTPLTNLQKITLIQQVIDTEVRPLLLADGGDVSLHDVEGDRVLVKLQGACGSCPSSTETLKYAIEAKLKDLVLPSLIVEAI from the coding sequence ATGTGGGACTACTCCGAAAAGGTACTCGAACTCTTCTACAACCCCATCAACCAGGGCACCATCGATGACCCACAGGAACCCGATGTGGCGGTGGTCTACGGCGAAGTGGGCAGCATTGCCTGTGGCGATGCCCTGCGGCTGCACCTGAAGATTCAGCAATCCACCGACAGTATTTTGGATGCGCGGTTCCAGACCTTTGGCTGCACGAGTGCGATCGCCTCCTCCTCGGCCCTGACCGAAATCATCAAGGGCAAAACCCTAGACGAGGCATTGCACATCACCAACCAAGACATTGCCAACTTCCTCGGCGGTCTGCCCGAAGCCAAAATGCACTGCTCGGTGATGGGGCAGGAAGCCCTGGAGGCGGCGATCTACAAGTATCGCGGCATCGAGGTGGAGCATCACGAGGACGACGATGGCACCCTGGTCTGCACCTGCTACGGCATCAGCGAGAAGAAGATCCGGCGGGCGATCGCCGAAAACCGCCTAACCACCGTAGAGCAAGTCACCAACTACGTCAAAGCCGGGGGTGGATGCGGCTCCTGCCTAGCGGACATTGAGGACATTCTGCTGGAAATTCAACACTCGGCAGAATCCGTAAAAGTTGCCCCCGCCCTCGCCCTAGATAAGGAGCAGAGCACCCAAGCCTTACCTTATCCCTCCACCCCCCTCACTAACCTGCAAAAAATTACCCTGATCCAGCAGGTGATCGACACCGAGGTGCGGCCCCTCCTGCTGGCCGACGGCGGCGATGTCAGTTTGCACGACGTGGAGGGCGATCGCGTCCTAGTCAAGCTCCAAGGGGCGTGCGGCTCCTGCCCCAGCAGCACAGAAACCCTGAAGTACGCAATCGAGGCCAAGTTGAAAGATCTAGTCTTGCCCTCCCTCATCGTCGAAGCAATCTAA
- the nifS gene encoding cysteine desulfurase NifS encodes MVTYLDNNATTRIDPDVLAAMLPYLSELYGNPSSMHSFGGQVGAAIETAREQVAALLGAEPTEIIFNSCGSEGNNTAIHAALAAQPEKRHIVTTAVEHPAILAVCKHLEKRGYTVTYLSVDGRGELDLMELEAAMTGGTALVTTMYANNETGVIFPVEQIGAIAKAYGAAYHVDAVQAVGKVPIDLSTSPIDLLTLSGHKLHAPKGIGALYVRKGFRFRPFLLGGHQERGRRAGTHNVPGIVALGKAAELAQIHLAHVQREAELRDLLECGILTTIPDTVVNGGGALRLPNTTNIGFKYIEGEAILFMLNREGICASSGSACTSGSLDPSHVLTAMGLPYTILHGSIRFSLSRYTTEAEIRQVLAVMPEIVERLRALSPFNNDQAEWLQERDLAVAT; translated from the coding sequence ATGGTCACTTATCTCGACAACAACGCCACCACCCGCATCGACCCCGACGTTTTGGCGGCGATGCTGCCCTACCTGAGCGAGCTATACGGCAACCCGTCGTCGATGCACAGCTTTGGCGGCCAGGTAGGAGCGGCAATTGAAACCGCCCGGGAGCAGGTGGCTGCTCTGCTGGGGGCCGAGCCGACGGAGATTATCTTCAATAGCTGCGGCAGTGAGGGCAACAACACCGCCATCCACGCTGCCCTGGCGGCCCAGCCGGAGAAGCGCCACATCGTCACCACAGCAGTCGAGCACCCGGCGATTCTGGCGGTGTGCAAGCACCTGGAGAAGCGGGGCTACACCGTCACCTACCTCTCCGTGGACGGGCGCGGCGAGCTGGACTTGATGGAACTGGAGGCGGCAATGACCGGCGGCACGGCTCTGGTTACTACGATGTATGCCAACAACGAAACCGGGGTGATCTTTCCAGTGGAGCAGATTGGGGCGATCGCCAAAGCCTACGGAGCCGCCTACCACGTCGATGCCGTGCAGGCCGTCGGCAAGGTGCCTATTGACCTGTCCACCAGCCCCATCGACCTGCTCACCCTCTCGGGCCACAAGCTCCACGCCCCCAAGGGTATCGGCGCATTGTACGTCCGTAAAGGCTTCCGCTTCCGCCCCTTTTTGCTGGGGGGCCACCAGGAGCGGGGCCGCCGGGCGGGCACCCACAATGTGCCAGGTATCGTTGCCCTAGGCAAAGCGGCGGAACTGGCCCAGATCCACTTGGCCCATGTCCAGCGCGAAGCCGAACTGCGGGATCTGCTGGAGTGCGGCATTTTGACCACTATCCCCGATACCGTAGTCAACGGCGGCGGTGCCCTCCGGCTGCCCAACACCACCAACATCGGCTTCAAGTACATCGAAGGGGAAGCCATCCTGTTCATGCTCAACCGCGAGGGTATCTGTGCCTCCTCCGGCTCCGCCTGCACCTCCGGCAGCCTCGACCCCTCCCATGTGCTGACGGCCATGGGGCTGCCCTATACCATCCTCCACGGCTCTATCCGCTTCAGCCTTTCCCGCTACACCACCGAAGCCGAAATCCGCCAGGTGCTCGCCGTCATGCCCGAAATTGTGGAACGCCTGCGGGCCCTATCGCCCTTTAACAACGACCAGGCGGAGTGGTTGCAGGAGCGAGATTTAGCCGTTGCAACCTGA
- a CDS encoding 4Fe-4S binding protein, with the protein MSYTITQSCIGCRRCLSACPTGAIQTDGTKFWIASDRCNQCQGTYGVAQCWAICPTNEGCVPLTSGVAAVPSSSTLERSPDYWEAWFATYTRMVARLRGMQESSYWHHWFDTYSQALKRLQTAH; encoded by the coding sequence ATGAGCTACACCATCACCCAAAGCTGTATCGGTTGTCGGCGTTGCCTCTCCGCCTGCCCCACGGGGGCGATTCAGACCGATGGCACAAAATTCTGGATTGCGAGCGATCGCTGCAACCAGTGTCAGGGAACCTACGGGGTGGCCCAGTGCTGGGCTATCTGCCCTACTAACGAGGGCTGTGTGCCTCTGACCAGTGGCGTGGCGGCGGTGCCATCGTCCTCAACATTGGAGCGATCGCCCGACTACTGGGAGGCCTGGTTTGCCACCTACACCCGCATGGTGGCCAGGCTCCGGGGGATGCAGGAGTCGAGCTATTGGCACCACTGGTTTGATACCTATTCGCAGGCTTTGAAGCGATTGCAAACGGCCCATTGA
- the nifB gene encoding nitrogenase cofactor biosynthesis protein NifB — MTPPPSSALTSAPTATPDLDITLTKTKTVVKPAGGGCGTTASGCTTKTDTALSESIQARIEKHPCYSEEAHHHYARMHVAVAPACNIQCNYCNRKYDCANESRPGVVSELLTPEEAAHKVLVVAGKIPQMTVLGIAGPGDPLANPEKTFRTFELIAERAPDIKLCLSTNGLMLPDYVDRIKALNVDHVTITINMVDPSVGEKIYPWVHYRRKRYRGLEGVRILHERQMEGLQALKEADILCKVNSVLIPGINDEHMPEVNAAIRERGAFLHNIMPLISAPEHGTYFGLNGQRGPSPKELKQVQDNCAGNLKLMRHCRQCRADAVGLLGEDRSQEFTKQKFMEMPVDYSLETRQAVHLSIEQAKAAVAAKKQSAARIPGERSEDSPKVLVAVATKGGGIVNQHFGHAKEFMIYEVDAAEARFISHRKVADYCQGGYGEEAMLTGIIDTIADCKAVLAAKVGPCPSKRLQEAGLVVVEDYDVIETVARRFYDEHVLKR; from the coding sequence ATGACGCCACCGCCATCCTCTGCCCTGACCTCCGCGCCCACCGCGACGCCCGATCTGGACATTACCCTGACCAAGACCAAAACCGTGGTCAAACCGGCGGGCGGCGGCTGTGGCACGACCGCCTCTGGCTGCACTACCAAGACCGACACCGCCCTCAGCGAGAGCATCCAGGCCCGCATTGAAAAGCATCCCTGCTACAGCGAAGAGGCCCACCACCACTATGCCCGGATGCATGTCGCAGTAGCCCCCGCCTGCAACATTCAGTGCAACTACTGCAACCGCAAGTACGACTGCGCCAACGAGAGCCGCCCCGGTGTGGTCAGCGAACTGCTTACTCCCGAAGAGGCTGCCCACAAGGTCTTAGTGGTGGCGGGCAAAATTCCTCAGATGACCGTGCTAGGCATCGCTGGCCCCGGCGATCCCCTGGCGAACCCCGAAAAAACCTTCCGCACCTTTGAGCTGATCGCCGAGCGGGCCCCGGACATCAAGCTCTGCCTCTCCACCAACGGCCTGATGCTGCCGGATTATGTGGATCGCATCAAAGCGCTAAATGTCGATCATGTCACCATCACTATTAATATGGTGGACCCCAGCGTGGGCGAGAAGATTTATCCCTGGGTTCACTACCGCCGCAAGCGCTATCGGGGCCTTGAGGGGGTACGCATCCTCCACGAGCGGCAGATGGAGGGATTGCAGGCTTTGAAAGAGGCTGACATTCTCTGCAAGGTCAATTCCGTACTGATTCCTGGCATCAACGACGAGCACATGCCCGAGGTGAATGCCGCTATTCGGGAGCGGGGCGCGTTTTTGCACAACATCATGCCGCTGATTTCGGCCCCGGAGCACGGCACCTACTTTGGACTGAATGGGCAGCGCGGCCCTAGCCCCAAGGAACTGAAGCAGGTGCAGGACAACTGCGCTGGCAACCTGAAGCTGATGCGCCACTGTCGCCAGTGCCGGGCTGATGCCGTGGGTCTGCTGGGGGAAGACCGCAGCCAGGAATTCACCAAGCAGAAGTTTATGGAAATGCCTGTGGACTACAGCCTGGAAACCCGCCAGGCGGTGCATCTTAGCATTGAGCAGGCTAAGGCTGCCGTGGCTGCCAAGAAGCAGTCCGCCGCCCGCATTCCCGGTGAGCGATCGGAGGATTCGCCCAAGGTTCTCGTTGCTGTAGCCACCAAGGGCGGCGGCATTGTGAACCAGCACTTTGGCCATGCCAAGGAATTCATGATTTACGAAGTGGATGCTGCCGAGGCTCGGTTCATCAGCCATCGCAAGGTGGCCGATTACTGCCAGGGCGGCTATGGCGAAGAGGCGATGCTGACGGGCATCATCGACACCATTGCTGACTGCAAAGCGGTGCTGGCGGCTAAAGTCGGTCCCTGCCCCAGCAAGCGGTTGCAGGAAGCGGGCCTGGTGGTGGTCGAAGACTACGACGTGATCGAGACCGTAGCCCGCAGGTTCTATGACGAGCATGTGTTGAAACGATAG
- the cysE gene encoding serine O-acetyltransferase, whose translation MFLSFSRSFTQPSVDIPKRLPILAALREDFAIIFKRDPAASHWLEVLCCYPGLHALAAHRLAHGLRDRGIPFLPRFIAHLSRFFTGIDIHPGAQIGQGVFIDHGMGVVIGETAIVGDYCLIYQGVTLGGTGKETGKRHPTVGSHVVIGSGAKVLGNITLGDYARIGAGAVVLQSVPAHCTAVGVPSRNVCRCNTATAPLDHAQLPDAEARTIRALLDRIETLETQVSQLRQSAPIPVELVP comes from the coding sequence ATGTTTCTCTCTTTTTCTCGCAGTTTTACCCAGCCTTCGGTCGATATCCCCAAGCGGTTGCCCATTCTGGCCGCTTTACGAGAGGACTTTGCCATCATCTTTAAACGCGATCCGGCGGCGAGTCACTGGCTGGAGGTGCTGTGCTGCTATCCCGGCCTGCACGCCCTGGCCGCCCATCGCCTAGCCCACGGATTGCGCGATCGCGGCATCCCTTTTCTGCCCCGGTTTATCGCCCACCTCAGCCGCTTTTTCACAGGCATCGACATTCATCCCGGTGCCCAGATTGGCCAGGGTGTCTTCATCGACCACGGCATGGGCGTGGTGATTGGTGAGACGGCGATCGTGGGCGATTACTGCCTGATTTACCAGGGAGTCACCTTGGGGGGCACTGGCAAAGAGACTGGCAAGCGCCACCCCACTGTGGGCAGTCATGTGGTAATTGGTTCCGGGGCCAAGGTGCTTGGCAACATTACCCTTGGCGACTATGCCCGCATTGGGGCCGGGGCGGTGGTGCTGCAATCGGTGCCTGCCCACTGCACCGCTGTCGGCGTGCCCAGCCGCAATGTCTGCCGCTGCAATACCGCCACCGCTCCCCTGGATCATGCCCAACTGCCCGATGCCGAAGCGAGGACGATCCGCGCCCTACTCGATCGCATCGAAACCTTGGAAACTCAGGTGAGCCAACTCAGACAGTCTGCCCCTATCCCCGTGGAGCTAGTGCCATGA
- a CDS encoding Asr1405/Asl0597 family protein, which yields MNSSSSVSGWGQVISVNRCDRWSIFLRLRDLNIPCACPTDGTLRVEVNHALALLLVRSALFQFSCSRQERVDWLERCWRSREECVANS from the coding sequence ATGAACTCGTCTTCTTCTGTCTCCGGTTGGGGACAAGTGATTTCAGTGAACCGATGCGATCGCTGGTCGATCTTCCTCCGCCTGCGAGATTTGAATATCCCCTGCGCTTGCCCGACAGATGGCACGCTTCGAGTAGAGGTCAACCACGCCCTTGCGCTATTGCTGGTTCGCAGTGCCCTGTTTCAGTTTTCCTGCTCTCGCCAGGAACGGGTGGACTGGCTGGAAAGATGCTGGCGGAGCCGGGAGGAATGCGTAGCTAATTCGTGA
- a CDS encoding CCE_0567 family metalloprotein, whose product MLTTDSSTINALKDQIKKLNSKAGQLKMDLHDIAEGLPADLDLLPDAAARTYEVYCQLRDLKQQLHTLEQAQ is encoded by the coding sequence ATGCTAACCACTGACTCTTCTACCATTAACGCTCTCAAGGACCAAATCAAAAAGCTCAATAGCAAAGCTGGGCAACTCAAGATGGATCTGCACGATATTGCTGAAGGTCTGCCCGCCGATTTAGATCTTTTGCCTGATGCAGCAGCCCGCACCTACGAGGTCTATTGCCAACTGCGTGACTTGAAACAACAACTGCACACCCTGGAGCAAGCCCAATGA
- the nifW gene encoding nitrogenase-stabilizing/protective protein NifW, which yields MSSKVTTFNEITQAEDYFAFFGLSYDPQFLNVNRLHILQKFSRLMQEKGVENPDMANDATFNQYRELLQEAYSLFQTSSPLQQKLFKVFNNKPQNVVLLSDIEVE from the coding sequence ATGAGTTCTAAAGTAACGACCTTTAATGAAATTACCCAGGCTGAAGACTACTTTGCGTTTTTTGGACTGTCCTACGACCCGCAGTTTCTCAATGTCAATCGCCTGCACATCTTGCAAAAATTCTCCCGACTGATGCAAGAGAAGGGGGTCGAAAATCCAGATATGGCGAATGATGCCACCTTTAACCAGTACCGAGAACTGTTGCAGGAGGCTTACAGCCTGTTCCAAACCTCGTCGCCTCTTCAGCAAAAACTGTTCAAAGTTTTCAACAACAAACCCCAAAATGTCGTCCTTCTCTCTGACATTGAAGTCGAGTAA
- a CDS encoding HesA/MoeB/ThiF family protein — MTTLHAMLSPTERDRYRRQMQIPGFGQESQERLKSTTALVTGVGGLGGTAALYLAAAGVGRLILLRGGDLQRDDLNRQVLMTDDWVGRPRVLKAQQTLAAFNPDIEIEAVCEYVTAENIDALVQRADIALDCAFDFKERDLLNAACVRWGKPMVEAAMNAMEGYLLTVIPGKTPCLSCLFPEKPEWDRWGFGVLGAVSGTLACLAALEAIKLVTGLGEPLLGQLLTMDLARAEFAKRRAYYDPDCPVCGGVKAKGDRTIPVAMARR; from the coding sequence ATGACAACACTCCATGCTATGCTCTCACCTACCGAGCGCGATCGCTACCGTCGTCAAATGCAAATCCCTGGCTTTGGCCAGGAGTCGCAGGAACGACTGAAATCCACTACTGCCCTAGTGACTGGGGTGGGCGGACTGGGCGGCACAGCAGCGCTGTATCTGGCGGCGGCGGGGGTGGGGCGGTTGATTTTGCTGCGGGGGGGCGACCTTCAGCGGGATGACTTGAATCGTCAGGTGCTGATGACCGATGACTGGGTAGGTAGGCCGAGGGTGCTCAAGGCCCAACAGACCTTGGCCGCCTTTAACCCCGACATTGAGATTGAAGCGGTGTGCGAGTACGTTACTGCTGAAAACATCGATGCTCTGGTGCAGCGGGCAGACATCGCCCTAGACTGCGCCTTTGACTTCAAAGAGCGCGATTTGCTCAACGCCGCCTGTGTGCGCTGGGGCAAGCCGATGGTGGAAGCGGCGATGAACGCAATGGAGGGCTACTTGCTCACCGTGATTCCGGGGAAAACCCCCTGCCTGTCGTGCTTGTTTCCCGAAAAACCGGAGTGGGATCGCTGGGGCTTTGGAGTGCTGGGGGCGGTGTCGGGCACCCTGGCCTGCTTGGCGGCCCTGGAAGCGATCAAACTTGTCACTGGGTTGGGCGAGCCGCTGCTGGGTCAGCTCCTCACTATGGATCTGGCGCGGGCAGAGTTTGCTAAACGCCGTGCCTACTACGACCCGGATTGCCCGGTGTGCGGTGGGGTGAAGGCAAAGGGCGATCGCACTATTCCCGTAGCAATGGCGAGGAGGTAG